One Setaria viridis chromosome 3, Setaria_viridis_v4.0, whole genome shotgun sequence DNA window includes the following coding sequences:
- the LOC117847346 gene encoding cytochrome P450 90D2: MWPGVGPWPPASVVGSVTAALLAAAVIARHFIPRLWSSSGIIKPRRGTASGAAGSAARVPAGSLGWPLLGETPAFILAAYSPRPESFVERRRLLYGKVFTSHLWGSPAVVSSDPEVSRAVLQADASAFVPWYPRSLMELMGQSSILVLGGALQRRLHGLAGAFLKSPQLKARVTAGMQRRVGRAMDAWRRRSNGGGGAPTVVRIQDEAKSIVFEILVKALIGLDEGHEMQYLRQQFQEFIAGLISLPIKLPGTQLYRSLKAKKRMTKLIQKIIQEKRRKRIITEGEDPHGATHPRDMIDVLLGNGSDELTDELISDNMIDFMIPAEDSVPVLITLAVKYLSECPLALQQLEEENMELKRRKSETLEWTDYMSLTFTQHVITETLRMGNIINGIMRKAVRDVEVRGHLIPKGWRVLVYFRAVHLDAAVHGDPHAFNPWRWKERADVTTGGGGGGFTPFGGGQRLCPGLDLARLEASIFLHHLVTDFRWVAEEDAVVNFPTVRLRRGMPIAVTPRT; the protein is encoded by the exons ATGTGGCCCGGTGTCGGTCCTTGGCCGCCGGCGTCCGTCGTCGGCTCCGtcacggcggcgctgctcgccgccgccgtcatcgcgCGGCACTTCATCCCTCGCCTGTGGTCGTCATCAGGAATAATTAAGCCACGACGGGGGACGGCGAGTGGCGCGGCCGGATCAGCAGCGCGGGTCCCCGCCGGCTCGCTCGGGTGGCCACTCCTCGGCGAGACGCCGGCGTTCATCCTCGCCGCGTACTCCCCGCGCCCGGAGTCCTTCGTGGAGAGGCGCCGGCTCCTGTACGGGAAGGTGTTCACGTCGCACCTGTggggctcgccggcggtggTGAGCTCGGACCCGGAGGTGAGCCGCGCGGTGCTGCAGGCGGACGCGTCGGCGTTCGTGCCGTGGTACCCGCGGTCGCTCATGGAGCTCATGGGGCAGTCCTCCATCCTGGTGCTCGGCGGCGCGCTCCAGCGCCGCCTgcacggcctcgccggcgccttCCTCAAGTCGCCGCAACTCAAGGCGAGGGTCACCGCCGGCATGCAGCGCCGCGTCGGCCGCGCCATGGacgcctggcggcggcgcagcaacggcggcggcggcgcgccgaccGTAGTGCGCATCCAGGACGAGGCCAAGTCG ATTGTGTTTGAAATCCTAGTGAAGGCGCTGATAGGGCTAGATGAAGGACACGAAATGCAGTACCTCAGGCAACAATTCCAGGAGTTCATTGCCGGTTTGATATCACTTCCCATCAAGCTTCCGGGGACTCAGCTCTATAGATCCCTCAAG GCTAAGAAGAGGATGACAAAGCTGATACAAAAGATCATCCaagagaagaggagaaaaaGGATCATCACCGAAGGCGAGGATCCGCATGGGGCTACTCATCCACGAGACATGATCGACGTGCTGTTGGGCAATGGCAGCGACGAGCTCACCGACGAGCTGATATCCGACAACATGATCGACTTCATGATCCCAGCCGAGGACTCGGTGCCCGTGCTCATCACGCTGGCTGTCAAGTACCTCAGCGAATGCCCACTGGCTCTACAGCAGCTGGAG GAGGAGAACATGGAGCTGAAGAGGCGGAAATCTGAAACCCTAGAATGGACAGACTACATGTCGCTCACCTTCACACAGCAC GTGATCACGGAGACGCTGCGGATGGGCAACATCATCAACGGGATCATGCGGAAGGCGGTGCGGGACGTGGAGGTGAGGGGTCACCTCATCCCCAAGGGCTGGCGCGTCCTCGTCTACTTCCGCGCCGTCcacctcgacgccgccgtccaCGGCGACCCGCACGCCTTCAACCCGTGGAGGTGGAAGGAGAGGGCCGACGtgacgaccggcggcggcggaggcggcttcACCCCCTTCGGCGGCGGGCAGAGGCTCTGCCCGGGGCTGGACCTGGCCAGGCTCGAGGCCTCCATCTTCCTGCACCACCTCGTCACCGACTTCAggtgggtggcggaggaggacgccgtCGTCAACTTCCCCACCGTGCGGCTCAGGCGAGGGATGCCAATCGCAGTCACGCCCAGAACGTGA